From Microbacterium croceum, a single genomic window includes:
- a CDS encoding anthranilate synthase component II — MIRVLVVDNHDSFVHTLVGYLRQLGAEATMIESDAVDSAGLSQLLPAFDALMLSPGPGSPADAGVSLEAVRIAARTRLPLLGVCLGHQVIGAAFGARVTEASELMHGMASPVHHDGSLLFAGLPSPFDVGRYHSLALAEADLPAELRVTARTESGTVMGISHVDLPVHSVQFHPESVLTEGGYRLLANWLDSLGDTSAVERAEALHPLSR, encoded by the coding sequence ATGATCCGGGTGCTCGTGGTCGACAACCACGACAGCTTCGTGCACACTCTGGTCGGCTACCTGCGGCAGCTCGGTGCCGAGGCCACGATGATCGAATCGGATGCCGTCGACTCCGCCGGACTCTCGCAGCTGCTGCCTGCCTTCGACGCCCTGATGCTCTCGCCTGGCCCTGGTTCTCCGGCTGACGCCGGGGTCTCGCTCGAGGCGGTACGGATCGCCGCACGCACGCGGCTGCCGTTGCTCGGCGTCTGCTTGGGGCACCAGGTGATCGGTGCGGCCTTCGGAGCGCGCGTGACCGAGGCGTCCGAGCTCATGCACGGGATGGCCTCACCGGTGCATCACGACGGCTCGTTGCTGTTCGCCGGGCTGCCGTCTCCCTTCGATGTCGGTCGCTACCACTCGCTCGCCCTCGCCGAGGCGGACCTGCCGGCGGAGCTGAGAGTGACGGCGCGCACCGAGAGTGGCACGGTCATGGGGATCTCGCATGTGGACCTGCCCGTCCACAGTGTGCAGTTCCACCCCGAGAGCGTCCTCACCGAGGGCGGCTATCGGCTGCTCGCCAACTGGCTCGACTCCCTCGGCGATACCTCTGCCGTCGAGCGTGCGGAGGCGCTGCACCCGCTGTCGCGCTGA
- a CDS encoding rhomboid family intramembrane serine protease: MSTPEFTSNRDNFCYRHPDRQSFVLCQRCLRTICPECQTPAPVGVICPECMKEQRKNRTPAQKRAERRWGGGGSVTAVRSGAPVVTYALLAITSFIGLVQLIPGMDGPIKEALWFYAPYLYPNLFAVPFEPWRLLTALFVHGSFVHLALNMLALWMLGQSLEPMLGRARYLALYLISGLGGSVMVALIAPGSPTVGASGAIFGLMAALLIIGRHIGANVTGILVILGINFAFGFFAGGISWQAHLGGAIVGALVAFIFTRTKRREQRIWQIVLLAATAVALLVVVFLVPPLLLLS; encoded by the coding sequence ATGTCGACGCCTGAGTTCACGAGCAATCGCGACAACTTCTGCTACCGGCATCCGGATCGGCAGAGCTTCGTGCTCTGCCAGCGCTGCCTGCGCACCATCTGCCCGGAGTGCCAGACGCCGGCACCGGTCGGGGTCATCTGCCCCGAGTGCATGAAGGAGCAGCGCAAGAACCGCACCCCCGCGCAGAAGCGCGCCGAGCGTCGCTGGGGCGGCGGTGGATCCGTCACCGCGGTGCGCAGTGGCGCGCCGGTCGTCACGTACGCACTGCTCGCGATCACCTCGTTCATCGGGCTGGTGCAGTTGATCCCGGGCATGGATGGCCCGATCAAAGAGGCGCTCTGGTTCTACGCGCCATACCTCTATCCGAACCTCTTCGCGGTTCCCTTCGAGCCCTGGCGGCTGCTCACTGCTCTGTTCGTGCACGGAAGTTTCGTGCACCTGGCGCTGAACATGCTGGCGCTGTGGATGCTGGGTCAGAGCCTCGAGCCGATGCTCGGCCGTGCCCGCTACCTCGCGCTGTATCTGATCAGCGGCCTGGGCGGCTCCGTCATGGTTGCGCTCATCGCTCCCGGCTCTCCCACGGTGGGAGCATCCGGAGCCATCTTCGGTCTGATGGCAGCGCTGCTGATCATCGGCCGCCATATCGGTGCGAACGTCACCGGGATCCTCGTGATCCTCGGCATCAACTTCGCCTTCGGTTTCTTCGCCGGCGGCATCTCCTGGCAGGCGCACCTCGGCGGAGCGATCGTCGGCGCCCTGGTGGCCTTCATCTTCACCAGGACCAAGCGCCGCGAACAGCGGATCTGGCAGATCGTGCTGCTTGCCGCCACCGCCGTCGCGCTGCTCGTGGTCGTGTTCCTCGTTCCCCCACTGCTTCTTCTGTCCTGA
- a CDS encoding protein kinase domain-containing protein, whose amino-acid sequence MRPTQGVSFGGRYELLSRIAIGGMGEVWEATDHVIGRTVAIKILKDEYMGDPGFLERFRAEARHAALVNHEGIASVFDYGEENGSAYLVMELVPGEALSTVLERDGALSADKTLDIVAQTASALQAAHAAGLVHRDIKPGNLLITPDGRVKITDFGIARIADQVPLTATGQVMGTVQYLSPEQASGHPASPATDTYSLGIVAYECLAGKRPFTGESQVAIAMAQINEQPPPLPPTVPIPVQNLVMAMIAKKPSDRPSSSATVARAAQALRRGDLNSAAIAVPAIATGGLAADDDATRLLTATGDDGTTRILPTTAQLPTGADAAEETENKKKKRSPWTWPLVALIALLVIVLGGTVFALMNQGGGDDKPSDPPTTTQTTPPPTPSDTPEPEPTRVDVSALNLQGMDCATATSTLKDNGFTSEITCVNGDPAPTDAEVGRVYNVEPSGNVDVTRAIALTVYGARTALPVPSDTPIMTGDPVAGSTVTISWGTGFTCPSGTTLSGYVVSLTNGTFAGGGPNFPASQRNAQVVIGDAVGKQLIATYQGLCSGGDQRTSNASPPLSVTITAPAVDPGEGDGGNGNGNGNGNG is encoded by the coding sequence ATGAGGCCGACGCAGGGTGTGTCGTTCGGTGGTCGCTACGAGTTGCTGTCGCGAATCGCGATCGGCGGCATGGGCGAGGTGTGGGAGGCGACGGATCACGTCATCGGACGTACCGTCGCGATCAAGATCCTCAAGGACGAATACATGGGGGACCCCGGGTTCCTCGAGCGTTTCCGTGCGGAGGCACGTCACGCCGCTCTCGTGAACCACGAGGGCATCGCCAGCGTCTTCGATTACGGCGAGGAGAACGGCAGCGCGTACCTCGTCATGGAGCTCGTGCCCGGCGAAGCCCTGTCGACCGTGCTCGAGCGCGACGGCGCACTCAGCGCCGACAAGACGCTCGACATCGTGGCCCAGACGGCATCCGCACTGCAGGCGGCGCACGCCGCCGGTCTCGTGCACCGGGACATCAAGCCGGGAAACCTGCTGATCACACCGGACGGCCGGGTCAAGATCACGGACTTCGGCATCGCCCGCATCGCCGACCAGGTGCCGCTGACGGCGACCGGACAGGTCATGGGAACCGTGCAGTACCTGTCGCCGGAGCAGGCATCGGGTCACCCGGCTTCGCCCGCAACCGACACGTACTCGCTCGGCATCGTGGCCTACGAATGCCTGGCGGGCAAGCGTCCGTTCACGGGCGAATCGCAGGTCGCGATCGCGATGGCGCAGATCAACGAGCAGCCACCGCCGCTTCCGCCGACGGTGCCGATCCCGGTGCAGAACCTCGTGATGGCGATGATCGCCAAGAAGCCGAGCGACCGTCCGTCGTCATCCGCCACCGTGGCGCGCGCCGCGCAGGCGCTGCGTCGCGGTGATCTGAACTCCGCGGCCATCGCCGTGCCCGCGATCGCCACCGGGGGACTCGCTGCGGACGACGACGCCACGCGCCTCCTCACCGCCACCGGCGACGACGGCACCACACGCATCCTTCCGACGACCGCCCAGCTGCCCACGGGCGCCGACGCGGCGGAAGAGACCGAGAACAAGAAGAAGAAGCGCAGCCCGTGGACCTGGCCGCTCGTCGCCCTGATCGCGCTGCTCGTCATCGTGCTCGGCGGCACCGTCTTCGCCCTGATGAACCAGGGCGGCGGTGACGACAAGCCCTCGGACCCGCCGACGACCACGCAGACCACGCCGCCGCCGACGCCATCCGACACTCCGGAGCCCGAGCCGACCCGAGTCGACGTGAGCGCCCTCAACCTGCAGGGCATGGACTGCGCGACCGCGACCAGCACTCTCAAGGACAACGGCTTCACCAGCGAGATCACCTGCGTGAACGGCGACCCGGCACCCACCGATGCCGAGGTCGGCCGCGTGTACAACGTGGAGCCCTCCGGCAACGTCGACGTCACGCGCGCGATCGCGCTGACCGTGTACGGCGCCCGCACCGCGCTGCCGGTGCCGAGCGACACCCCGATCATGACCGGTGACCCCGTTGCCGGCAGCACGGTGACGATCTCCTGGGGAACCGGATTCACCTGCCCGAGCGGCACGACGCTCTCGGGGTACGTGGTCTCGCTCACCAACGGCACCTTCGCCGGCGGGGGGCCGAACTTCCCGGCCAGCCAGCGCAACGCGCAGGTCGTGATCGGCGATGCTGTGGGCAAGCAGCTGATCGCCACCTACCAGGGTCTCTGCTCCGGCGGCGACCAGCGCACGTCGAACGCCTCTCCGCCCCTGTCGGTCACCATCACCGCCCCGGCGGTCGATCCCGGTGAAGGTGACGGCGGCAACGGCAACGGCAACGGCAACGGCAACGGGTAG
- a CDS encoding DUF5313 domain-containing protein, producing MYAGLWRLLPGPWWVRLLIVLIVVSAVLYALFYYVFPWVSPIVSPGEIDLE from the coding sequence ATGTATGCCGGACTCTGGCGCCTGCTGCCCGGCCCCTGGTGGGTGCGGCTGCTGATCGTGCTGATCGTGGTCTCCGCCGTGCTCTACGCCCTCTTCTACTATGTGTTCCCCTGGGTGAGCCCGATCGTGTCCCCTGGTGAGATCGACCTCGAATGA
- a CDS encoding NUDIX hydrolase, protein MDLRVAAYAVVTDDDGRLLLARWTEGRRVAWTMPGGGLEPGEPPEDAVRRELREETGYSVKVGELLGVHSRVIPATQRVQKAAEPLHTLRIVYRAQVTGGRLRFETDGSTDMAEWFSRRAVADLQRVKLVDIAMRMAGIY, encoded by the coding sequence ATGGACCTGCGTGTCGCGGCATACGCGGTCGTCACGGACGACGACGGCCGGCTGCTGCTCGCGCGCTGGACCGAAGGACGCCGGGTGGCCTGGACGATGCCCGGTGGTGGGCTCGAACCGGGCGAGCCGCCGGAGGACGCAGTGCGTCGCGAGCTCCGCGAGGAGACGGGCTACAGCGTCAAGGTCGGAGAGCTGCTGGGCGTGCACTCCCGGGTGATCCCGGCCACACAGCGCGTGCAGAAGGCGGCGGAGCCGTTGCACACCCTGCGCATCGTCTACCGCGCACAGGTGACCGGCGGCAGACTGCGGTTCGAGACCGACGGCTCGACCGACATGGCCGAGTGGTTCTCACGCCGGGCGGTCGCCGATCTGCAGCGGGTGAAGCTGGTCGACATCGCCATGCGGATGGCCGGGATCTACTGA
- a CDS encoding class E sortase, which translates to MTASVAPGGRRSHRSRPRSRATFASVLGELLLTAGVLVLLFVSWQMWIGDIIISAQKNEEGAAVSAQLAQAEAPELPPLVAADDGTTTYEPVIPAAPADTEWLAQMHIPRFGADYNVGIYGGTSRARTLDDLGIGVYTNSKMPGEVGNFAMAGHRTTWGKPFNQLDKLQLNDAIVVETRDGWFTYRFRTLEYVKPTQTDVLADVPQMPEVQTGERYITLTACSPLYSLAERIVAYGVFESFQPRAEGPPKALTDPPPPPAAPSV; encoded by the coding sequence ATGACTGCATCCGTCGCGCCTGGGGGGCGACGTTCGCATCGCTCCCGACCGCGGTCTCGGGCGACATTCGCGAGCGTCCTCGGGGAGCTCCTGCTCACCGCCGGTGTGCTCGTGCTGCTGTTCGTCTCCTGGCAGATGTGGATCGGCGACATCATCATCAGTGCTCAGAAGAACGAGGAAGGCGCCGCGGTCTCCGCGCAGCTCGCTCAGGCAGAGGCACCCGAGCTTCCTCCACTGGTCGCGGCCGACGACGGCACGACGACCTACGAGCCGGTCATCCCCGCCGCCCCGGCCGACACGGAGTGGCTCGCGCAGATGCACATCCCGCGGTTCGGCGCGGACTACAACGTGGGCATCTACGGTGGCACCAGCCGTGCGCGCACCCTCGACGACCTCGGCATCGGCGTCTACACGAACTCGAAGATGCCCGGCGAGGTCGGCAACTTCGCGATGGCAGGTCACCGCACCACGTGGGGCAAGCCGTTCAACCAGCTCGACAAGCTGCAGCTGAACGATGCGATCGTGGTCGAGACACGCGACGGCTGGTTCACCTACCGCTTCCGCACGCTGGAGTACGTCAAGCCCACCCAGACCGACGTGCTCGCCGACGTGCCGCAGATGCCCGAGGTGCAGACGGGGGAGCGCTACATCACCCTCACCGCATGCTCGCCGCTGTACTCGCTCGCCGAGCGCATCGTCGCCTACGGGGTCTTCGAGAGCTTCCAGCCCCGGGCCGAGGGTCCGCCCAAGGCACTGACCGACCCGCCGCCACCCCCGGCCGCACCGTCGGTATAG
- a CDS encoding DNA helicase: MSLSRKRKKELRRLQNDATQLWESQQVLVGHAADVAREASRQLGSLGREQVLPVVQDTYNRRVAPVVDRGVKIGKHVVDDKVVPIVGGVVGSALTAWDVANAKRLGIEKQVRKAAKPQKSGPGLGSVVAIILGVAAAAGVLYAAWQALRADDELWVADDPLSAPDA; encoded by the coding sequence GTGAGCCTCAGCCGCAAGCGGAAGAAGGAACTGCGCCGACTGCAGAACGACGCGACCCAGCTCTGGGAGTCGCAGCAGGTTCTGGTCGGACACGCCGCCGATGTTGCCCGCGAGGCGAGCCGCCAGCTCGGCAGCCTCGGTCGCGAGCAGGTGCTGCCCGTGGTCCAGGACACCTACAACCGCCGGGTCGCCCCGGTGGTGGACCGTGGTGTGAAGATCGGCAAGCACGTCGTCGACGACAAGGTCGTCCCGATCGTCGGCGGTGTCGTCGGCAGCGCACTGACCGCGTGGGACGTCGCGAACGCCAAGCGCCTCGGCATCGAGAAGCAGGTGCGCAAGGCCGCCAAGCCCCAGAAGAGCGGACCCGGCCTCGGCTCGGTCGTCGCGATCATCCTGGGTGTCGCAGCCGCCGCCGGCGTGCTGTACGCGGCATGGCAGGCACTTCGTGCCGACGACGAGCTCTGGGTCGCCGATGACCCGCTGTCCGCTCCCGACGCGTGA
- a CDS encoding M24 family metallopeptidase encodes MSTLPFSSAVYAARLDRASALAADAGLDAIIVGPGPDLQYLVGVEGDTIERLTALVLGPGLAPTVVVPRMELAKVRSTAVGELGLRLADWVDGENAYDLVAEALGAVTRVGVSDALPALHVIPIGQRLGVTLELATPVLRESRMIKDAAEIAELRRAGDAIDAVHRRVPELLRAGRTEREVAADIAEAIVAEGHRTVEFVIVGSGPNGADPHHEVSDRVIQDGDVVVVDIGGAVPSGYNSDSTRTYAVGEPSTEAAERIAVLVRAQQAAVDAARPGATAAQVDAAARDVLSAAGLGEAFLHRTGHGIGVSVHEEPYIAPGNDLVLREGMAFSIEPGIYFAGDWGARIEDIVVVTADGCERLNVAPHRLTVV; translated from the coding sequence GTGAGCACTCTGCCCTTCTCCTCAGCCGTGTACGCCGCCCGCCTCGACCGCGCCTCCGCCCTCGCCGCCGATGCCGGACTCGACGCGATCATCGTCGGTCCCGGCCCGGACCTGCAGTACCTGGTGGGCGTCGAAGGCGACACGATCGAGCGACTGACCGCGCTCGTGCTCGGACCAGGCCTCGCTCCGACTGTCGTGGTGCCGCGCATGGAGCTGGCGAAGGTGCGCTCGACCGCGGTCGGCGAACTCGGCCTGCGCCTCGCGGACTGGGTCGACGGCGAGAACGCCTACGACCTGGTCGCCGAGGCACTGGGCGCCGTGACGCGCGTCGGGGTCTCGGATGCGCTTCCGGCGCTGCATGTGATCCCGATCGGGCAGCGGCTGGGCGTCACGCTCGAACTCGCGACCCCCGTGCTGCGCGAGAGCCGCATGATTAAGGATGCCGCCGAGATCGCGGAGCTGCGCCGTGCCGGTGACGCCATCGACGCCGTGCACCGGCGCGTTCCGGAGTTGTTGCGGGCGGGCAGGACCGAGCGCGAGGTGGCCGCGGACATCGCCGAGGCGATCGTGGCCGAAGGACACCGCACGGTCGAGTTCGTGATCGTGGGCTCGGGTCCGAACGGCGCGGATCCGCATCACGAGGTCTCGGACCGGGTGATCCAGGACGGCGACGTCGTCGTGGTGGACATCGGGGGCGCGGTGCCCAGCGGCTACAACTCCGACAGCACGCGCACGTACGCCGTGGGGGAGCCCTCGACGGAGGCCGCCGAACGCATCGCGGTGCTCGTGCGCGCACAGCAGGCCGCGGTCGATGCCGCGCGCCCAGGAGCCACAGCCGCACAGGTCGATGCCGCCGCCCGTGACGTGCTCTCCGCCGCGGGACTGGGGGAGGCGTTCCTGCACCGCACCGGTCACGGCATCGGTGTCTCGGTGCACGAGGAGCCGTACATCGCCCCCGGCAACGATCTGGTGCTGCGCGAGGGCATGGCGTTCAGCATCGAGCCCGGCATCTATTTCGCCGGCGACTGGGGTGCACGCATCGAGGACATCGTCGTCGTGACCGCCGACGGGTGCGAGCGCCTGAACGTCGCGCCGCACAGGCTCACCGTCGTCTGA
- a CDS encoding cell division protein CrgA — translation MARERKSEEPVVERAEGEAAPNAVWFKPVMIGFMLLGLAWILVFYISGMQFPIPGLDNWNLAIGLGIALIGFLMTTRWR, via the coding sequence ATGGCACGAGAGCGCAAGAGTGAAGAGCCCGTCGTCGAGCGCGCCGAGGGCGAGGCGGCTCCGAACGCCGTCTGGTTCAAGCCGGTGATGATCGGCTTCATGCTGCTGGGGTTGGCGTGGATCCTCGTGTTCTACATCTCGGGGATGCAGTTCCCGATCCCGGGACTCGACAACTGGAACCTGGCGATCGGCCTGGGCATCGCCCTGATCGGCTTCCTGATGACCACCCGCTGGCGCTGA
- a CDS encoding peptidylprolyl isomerase, giving the protein MPHASHVATLHTNHGDIVINLFGDHAPKTVKNFVGLADGTQEWTHPATGKPGEGPLYKDVVFHRIIPNFMIQGGDPLGQGVGGPGYNFDDEINNELNFNAPYILAMANAGLRRNAITGKPEGTNGSQFFITTDPTPWLQGKHTIFGEVADDASKAVVDAIGAVATGPGDRPIKPVVLHSIDIVAA; this is encoded by the coding sequence ATGCCTCACGCCTCTCATGTCGCAACCCTGCACACCAACCACGGTGACATCGTCATCAACCTCTTCGGTGACCACGCCCCGAAGACGGTCAAGAACTTCGTCGGCCTCGCCGACGGCACCCAGGAGTGGACGCACCCCGCCACCGGCAAGCCCGGCGAGGGTCCCCTCTACAAGGACGTGGTCTTCCACCGCATCATCCCGAACTTCATGATCCAGGGCGGCGACCCGCTTGGACAGGGCGTCGGCGGTCCCGGCTACAACTTCGACGACGAGATCAACAACGAGCTGAACTTCAACGCTCCCTACATCCTCGCGATGGCCAACGCCGGCCTCCGCCGCAACGCCATCACGGGCAAGCCCGAGGGCACCAACGGGTCGCAGTTCTTCATCACCACCGACCCGACCCCGTGGCTCCAGGGCAAGCACACGATCTTCGGCGAGGTCGCCGATGACGCCTCCAAGGCCGTCGTCGACGCGATCGGTGCCGTCGCCACCGGCCCGGGTGACCGCCCCATCAAGCCGGTCGTGCTGCACTCGATCGACATCGTCGCGGCCTGA
- a CDS encoding DUF1801 domain-containing protein encodes MADNEKNFSAEEREAMQAAAKEAKARRSRAKKTPEEQRAEGEADLKAAVDKLSDDNDKKLATALHELVTEVAPDLVPRTYYGMPAWGKDGKVLCFFQPASKFKVRYGTFGFEPISNLDDGTMWPTAYALLELTSANRKLLAERIRLAIS; translated from the coding sequence GTGGCCGACAACGAGAAGAACTTCAGTGCCGAAGAGCGCGAGGCCATGCAGGCAGCGGCCAAGGAGGCCAAGGCCCGGCGGTCCCGCGCGAAGAAGACTCCCGAGGAGCAGCGTGCCGAGGGTGAAGCCGACCTCAAGGCCGCCGTCGACAAGCTCTCCGACGACAACGACAAGAAGCTCGCCACCGCGCTGCACGAGCTGGTGACAGAGGTCGCCCCCGACCTCGTGCCGCGCACCTATTACGGGATGCCTGCCTGGGGCAAGGACGGCAAGGTGCTCTGCTTCTTCCAGCCGGCCAGCAAGTTCAAAGTGCGCTACGGAACCTTCGGCTTCGAGCCCATCTCGAACCTCGACGACGGCACGATGTGGCCGACGGCGTACGCCCTGCTCGAGTTGACATCTGCGAACCGAAAGCTGCTCGCAGAGCGCATTCGTCTCGCGATCAGCTGA
- the pknB gene encoding Stk1 family PASTA domain-containing Ser/Thr kinase — protein sequence MSTEPRVLAGRYRVGELIGRGGMAKVYRGQDLTLGREVAIKILDPELAKDTAFRTRFRLEAQAASRMSHPSIVRVYDAGDPSNTDSSSDEPPYIVMELISGTLLKDIIAAGPVPVEDAVRYTDGILEALDYSHRAGVVHRDIKPGNVMVTEKGQVKVMDFGIARAVSDSSSTVAETTQIIGTAAYFSPEQAKGEPVDARADLYSTGVVLYELLTGRQPFRGESPVAVAYQHVSETPVPPTEVNEDAPGALDPVVLRALAKDPYQRYPDAAHFRAALDNAVSGHAPSRKELGALTSELYGPSPRQAQETARSLRQLSTDTTMARTQSGPPVAWIWAGVALLAVLLASVLFWVWTISMRPPEVPTTSRVVPNLVNVSSERAQSDLSDLDLTTKLVVETSTDITEGNVIRTDPEAGETVSEGDTVTLYVSSGVETSTVPQLEGMSLANAKKALTAAGLELGTVIQRNDKSIAADTVISASEKEDAEVAPGTVINLVVASGKVTLTDLAGWTLAAATTNLESLGLTPTPVESPDCPATDPPTVMSMSAAPGDVPIGSAVELRYCTGE from the coding sequence GTGTCCACAGAGCCACGCGTTCTCGCGGGTAGGTACCGCGTCGGCGAGCTCATCGGGCGCGGGGGGATGGCCAAGGTCTACCGCGGCCAGGATCTGACGCTCGGTCGCGAGGTCGCGATCAAGATCCTCGACCCCGAACTCGCCAAGGACACCGCGTTCCGCACGCGTTTCCGTCTCGAGGCCCAGGCTGCATCGCGGATGTCGCATCCGTCGATCGTGCGCGTGTACGACGCCGGCGATCCCTCGAACACCGACAGCTCCTCGGACGAGCCTCCTTATATCGTGATGGAACTCATCAGCGGCACGCTGCTGAAGGACATCATCGCGGCAGGACCGGTGCCGGTGGAGGATGCTGTCCGCTACACCGACGGCATCCTCGAGGCGCTCGACTACTCGCACCGGGCAGGTGTCGTGCACCGCGACATCAAGCCGGGCAACGTCATGGTCACCGAGAAGGGCCAGGTCAAGGTCATGGACTTCGGCATCGCTCGCGCGGTGTCCGACTCGTCGTCGACCGTGGCCGAGACCACGCAGATCATCGGCACTGCCGCCTACTTCTCGCCGGAGCAGGCGAAGGGCGAGCCGGTCGATGCACGCGCCGACCTGTACTCGACCGGCGTCGTGCTCTACGAACTGCTCACCGGACGACAGCCGTTCCGCGGCGAGTCGCCGGTCGCCGTCGCCTATCAGCACGTGAGCGAGACGCCGGTCCCTCCGACCGAGGTCAACGAAGACGCCCCTGGCGCCCTCGACCCGGTGGTGCTGCGCGCACTCGCGAAGGATCCGTACCAGCGTTACCCGGATGCCGCGCATTTCCGCGCCGCGCTCGACAATGCGGTCAGCGGCCACGCGCCGAGCCGCAAAGAGCTGGGGGCGCTCACCAGCGAGCTGTACGGCCCGAGCCCGCGCCAGGCGCAGGAGACCGCGCGCTCCCTGCGACAGCTCAGCACCGATACGACCATGGCCCGCACGCAGTCGGGGCCGCCCGTGGCGTGGATCTGGGCGGGCGTCGCTCTTCTCGCCGTACTCCTCGCCTCCGTGCTGTTCTGGGTCTGGACCATCAGCATGCGTCCTCCCGAGGTGCCCACCACGTCCCGCGTGGTCCCGAATCTGGTGAACGTCTCGTCCGAACGGGCACAGTCCGACCTGTCGGATCTGGATCTCACGACGAAACTGGTGGTCGAGACGAGTACCGACATCACCGAGGGCAACGTGATCCGCACCGATCCCGAGGCCGGAGAGACGGTCAGCGAGGGCGACACGGTCACCCTCTATGTGTCGTCCGGCGTCGAGACGTCGACCGTGCCCCAGCTGGAGGGCATGTCGCTCGCGAACGCGAAGAAGGCCCTGACCGCGGCCGGACTCGAACTGGGCACGGTGATCCAACGCAATGACAAGTCGATCGCGGCGGACACCGTGATCTCCGCGAGCGAGAAGGAAGATGCCGAGGTCGCCCCGGGCACCGTCATCAACCTGGTCGTCGCCAGCGGAAAGGTCACTCTCACCGACCTCGCGGGGTGGACGCTCGCTGCGGCGACCACGAACCTCGAATCGCTCGGACTCACCCCGACCCCCGTCGAATCACCGGACTGCCCCGCGACCGACCCGCCCACCGTCATGTCGATGTCGGCGGCCCCTGGCGACGTGCCGATCGGATCAGCTGTCGAACTGCGGTACTGCACCGGCGAGTAG
- a CDS encoding aminoacyl-tRNA deacylase, whose protein sequence is MTASDPASAPSGDGGDQHARVRDAAAARGLTIDIRERPAANSLFEAAELLGIHPSGIVKTLVVKRADDTYLFALIPGGRSISWPKLRALVGVNKLRLPEPELALAATGYERGTIVPIGSTTDWPIYADESIVGQRIAMGAGAHGYSLFVDADDLIAAYGATVADISVPEERRD, encoded by the coding sequence GTGACCGCCTCTGATCCCGCCTCCGCACCTTCGGGTGACGGGGGCGATCAGCACGCCCGGGTTCGCGACGCTGCGGCGGCACGCGGCCTGACGATCGACATCCGGGAGCGCCCCGCGGCGAACAGCCTGTTCGAGGCCGCCGAACTGCTCGGCATCCACCCGTCCGGCATCGTGAAGACCCTGGTCGTCAAGCGCGCGGATGACACCTACCTGTTCGCTCTCATCCCCGGTGGGCGCTCGATCTCGTGGCCGAAGCTGCGCGCCCTCGTCGGCGTGAACAAGCTGCGGCTGCCCGAACCTGAGCTCGCACTGGCCGCGACCGGGTACGAACGCGGCACGATCGTACCCATCGGCAGCACCACGGACTGGCCGATCTACGCAGACGAGTCGATCGTCGGACAGCGCATCGCCATGGGCGCGGGAGCTCACGGCTACAGCCTGTTCGTCGACGCGGACGATCTGATCGCCGCCTACGGCGCCACAGTCGCCGACATCTCCGTTCCGGAGGAGCGTCGGGACTGA